A DNA window from Maribellus comscasis contains the following coding sequences:
- a CDS encoding HlyD family secretion protein, with amino-acid sequence MKKNLLIMLFAALLFSCNNTDEKSDAFGNFEADPVIVSSESSGKILQLNIEKGQKIEAGFTAALTDTVQIDLKLKQIDAQKAAILSKKQSIQSQIDVFEEQIKNLETNEKRVAQMVKDQAATQKQLDDITSQISVIKKQIAGTRTQFTSVNMELDVLETQKETAEDLLRRCQVESPVSGTILETYIEQGELATQGKPLFKIADLDELTLKVYVSGAQLPNVKIGQQVNVVIDKSETENQELSGRVNWISSEAEFTPKIIQTKEERVKLVYAVKVKVKNDGTLKVGMPGEISW; translated from the coding sequence ATGAAAAAGAATTTATTAATTATGTTGTTTGCAGCACTTCTTTTTAGCTGTAACAATACAGACGAAAAATCGGATGCTTTTGGCAATTTTGAAGCTGACCCCGTAATTGTGTCATCCGAATCATCAGGAAAAATTCTTCAATTAAATATTGAAAAAGGGCAAAAAATAGAAGCCGGTTTTACGGCTGCTTTAACCGATACTGTTCAGATTGATTTAAAACTAAAACAAATTGATGCGCAAAAAGCAGCTATTTTATCAAAAAAACAATCGATACAATCGCAAATAGACGTTTTTGAGGAACAGATTAAAAATCTGGAGACAAATGAGAAAAGGGTAGCACAGATGGTAAAAGACCAGGCTGCCACACAAAAGCAACTGGACGATATTACAAGCCAAATCAGTGTAATAAAAAAACAAATTGCAGGCACGCGGACACAGTTTACATCCGTTAACATGGAACTGGATGTTTTGGAAACCCAAAAAGAAACTGCTGAAGATTTACTTCGACGTTGTCAGGTTGAATCTCCGGTAAGTGGAACAATTCTGGAAACCTATATAGAACAGGGTGAATTGGCAACCCAGGGAAAACCACTTTTTAAAATTGCTGATTTAGATGAACTCACATTGAAAGTTTATGTTAGCGGAGCGCAACTCCCAAATGTTAAAATCGGGCAACAGGTGAATGTTGTCATCGACAAATCAGAAACAGAAAATCAGGAACTAAGTGGAAGGGTGAACTGGATTTCTTCGGAAGCAGAATTTACACCTAAAATTATTCAAACAAAAGAAGAAAGAGTAAAATTGGTTTATGCTGTTAAAGTGAAAGTAAAAAACGACGGAACACTGAAGGTTGGAATGCCCGGGGAAATTAGTTGGTAA
- a CDS encoding TolC family protein — translation MKKLLILLLLPTQLAFAQQDILLNNCYNWARENYPNLKQAEIWEEITSLKKENIKTNYLPQLTLNGQATYQSDVTSVNISMPGIDIPSVSKDQYKTYAEFKQNIWDGGISTANTKLEDAILQSNLSQVEVELYKLNEQVSQAFFTVLAMDKQKEVLTAQKKVLQEKLKTVQSGVENQMLEKSNALSLEAEILNIEQSTLQLDAGKKTAIQMLTILTGQTIDENSVLKYNTSEPNMRDKLSRPELELFSSQKNQFEKQSDLLTKSRNPKVFGFGQAGYGKPALNMLNDKFDTYYLVGIGLSWNAFDWKKTTRQKEMLQLHSKMISQQEETFNQNINLLLAQQNEQISKLEKLIETDTKMVMLRTEIAQSSASKLENETITTSDYIQDVQAETIAKLNVELHRIQLNEAKEKYNLIKGKKFSE, via the coding sequence ATGAAAAAGCTACTAATTTTATTACTGCTACCCACGCAGTTGGCATTTGCTCAACAGGATATTCTGTTGAACAATTGTTATAACTGGGCGCGTGAAAACTATCCCAATTTAAAACAAGCGGAAATCTGGGAGGAAATAACTTCACTAAAAAAAGAAAACATAAAAACAAATTATCTGCCGCAGCTTACGCTAAACGGACAGGCTACCTACCAGTCGGATGTTACCAGCGTAAATATTTCCATGCCGGGAATTGATATCCCTTCCGTTTCGAAAGACCAGTATAAAACCTATGCAGAGTTTAAACAAAACATTTGGGATGGTGGAATTTCGACTGCGAACACAAAATTGGAGGACGCTATTTTACAAAGTAATCTTAGCCAGGTTGAAGTAGAATTGTACAAGCTGAATGAACAGGTTTCGCAGGCTTTTTTTACAGTGCTGGCTATGGATAAACAAAAGGAAGTGCTGACTGCCCAGAAAAAAGTATTGCAGGAAAAACTCAAAACAGTTCAATCGGGAGTAGAAAACCAAATGCTGGAAAAATCCAACGCACTTTCTCTTGAAGCTGAAATTTTGAACATCGAACAAAGTACTCTGCAATTGGACGCCGGCAAAAAAACAGCAATTCAGATGCTGACCATTTTAACAGGACAAACAATCGATGAAAATTCAGTACTGAAATATAACACTTCGGAACCAAACATGCGCGATAAATTGTCAAGACCGGAGCTGGAGTTGTTTTCATCTCAAAAAAATCAATTCGAAAAGCAAAGCGATTTATTGACTAAAAGTCGCAATCCAAAAGTTTTTGGATTTGGACAGGCCGGTTACGGCAAACCTGCTTTAAATATGTTGAATGACAAATTTGACACCTATTATCTTGTTGGAATTGGCTTATCGTGGAACGCATTCGATTGGAAAAAAACCACTCGCCAGAAGGAAATGCTGCAGTTGCACTCGAAAATGATTTCACAACAGGAAGAAACATTCAACCAAAATATAAATCTGCTTCTTGCTCAGCAAAATGAACAAATTAGCAAACTTGAAAAATTAATAGAAACAGATACAAAAATGGTAATGCTGCGCACCGAAATTGCACAATCATCCGCCTCAAAGCTAGAAAACGAAACAATCACTACTTCAGATTATATACAGGATGTGCAAGCTGAAACCATTGCAAAACTGAACGTCGAACTTCACCGTATTCAACTTAACGAAGCAAAAGAAAAGTATAATCTAATCAAAGGAAAAAAATTCAGTGAATAG
- a CDS encoding TetR/AcrR family transcriptional regulator, translated as MTETKKDNTEEKILNAAQNVFIKKGMDGARMQEIADEAGINKALLHYYFRTKEKLFDAIFKKVFSKILPNLMDMVYSDLPIEKKLGIFVESYIDLLMKNPFLPTFVLKEMNRNPEFLAKIIKGTGIQPDKIFAMFKKEMEAGRIRKMDPRDLLVNILGLSIFPIAARPLMTIMFFENDKEAYKTFIERRKKTITEFILHSILIK; from the coding sequence ATGACAGAAACAAAAAAAGACAACACTGAAGAAAAGATTTTGAACGCTGCACAAAATGTATTTATAAAAAAAGGAATGGATGGCGCCCGAATGCAGGAAATTGCAGACGAAGCAGGCATCAACAAGGCTTTGCTTCATTACTACTTCAGAACAAAAGAAAAATTGTTTGATGCTATTTTCAAAAAAGTTTTTAGCAAAATATTACCCAATCTCATGGATATGGTATACTCTGATTTACCGATTGAGAAAAAACTGGGAATTTTTGTTGAGAGCTACATTGATTTATTAATGAAGAATCCATTTCTTCCAACTTTTGTTTTGAAAGAAATGAATCGAAATCCTGAATTTTTGGCAAAAATTATAAAAGGAACCGGAATTCAACCTGACAAGATTTTTGCCATGTTCAAAAAAGAAATGGAAGCTGGAAGAATTAGAAAAATGGATCCGCGGGATCTGCTGGTTAATATCCTTGGGCTAAGTATTTTTCCTATCGCAGCCCGACCGCTAATGACCATAATGTTTTTTGAAAACGATAAAGAAGCCTACAAAACATTTATTGAACGAAGAAAAAAAACAATTACTGAATTCATTTTACATTCAATTTTAATAAAATGA
- a CDS encoding Ig-like domain-containing protein → MSLFRKISILFEKSYWGSEFFEKVSGIRSVVFSPVYSLILTAVFLLAFESIAAQNWNWTGDVSNDWHEAANWDQGSVPDGNAKVIIGLVSSGIYPEIKNNVTVSTLTVSDWYGGAIAVVNGATLTVENNLDIQDYGEILLDNGNLQFNGKGNNGHDITMAFLNTSIRIVNSGTLNSPNCKLTINGELILEDGNINLGDGFELASGKTFDVLRGSVNVYGPTLIKGTLNGGVGNFVFDGDSSNSTHKAEIRSEGRFYMSPSASDVQTLDCTSDTPELSGGTVDFYTPCYIQNSGYFYGGNAYVTFYNSISPNGTAVIETHNGILLFKADLTAHSTANINITCEGTIQVDGNTTLKSAGYINAMGGNIYFGGNLRTEKSSGTINAGGSTIYFSGSSFENEGYFNAGTSTFVFSGGSQEFSTHSWRADNTFYNLVVEIGADVQSTHNVMVLNDLEVSEAGSFTIEPGKTLDAVGYVTGEDYIFTNRPYIISIVINSENTITAVFNEPLDPVSSQTASNYRVENETGNTIDYPLNPVLGGVNNNEISLTLGFNIVSDVDYYLIGNNIKNLNNYTLSVNHKKRFLETEPANFWRWAGTIDSEWEKAGNWVKNKLPQTSSHVVIPITPNDPLISSQGNRIFDLEIKTGASLTIGSTGNLTVDNSVSNSAGSGGLLIASDTEGTGSLIHNTNGVLATFQRYISGEPQTWQMISSPVADQEISGNFTPTGGSDAYGDNTRYDFYSWYEPDTSWVYLLNIDQPPTWLTSNNNSNNFISGRGYLISYKDAHPTKAFQGTLSNGEVSVQLSKTAGTGTEFGFNLVGNPYPSSVDWKSSGWGRNTLEGNNQGYDIWIWSETNNNYGAYNSASASDDGTLGVSRYIAPTQGFFVKASQSGVLSMNNSVRVNKGAGNWLKSANSTQNRIVVDVESSDGFGKDEVIIEFGHTGQETGTAKRFSFVSASPSLFLEEEQMAYSIRLLGEKEDYPVLPVSFDAGESGNYELTFQFNSTAFEIFRLYDRITGQWNDIEEGEVYSFEAEKDENTDRFVLQIVSGDYADPYETLPVIIYSEQRKITADLRLVEGEYTCDVYTLTGQKLVTRKLFGGQTSQFVVPSASSIVIVQIVGQEGRKIEKVPVVY, encoded by the coding sequence ATGTCCTTATTTCGTAAAATATCAATTTTGTTTGAGAAATCATATTGGGGATCAGAATTTTTCGAAAAAGTATCCGGTATTCGGTCTGTAGTTTTTTCGCCGGTTTATTCACTAATTTTGACAGCTGTTTTTCTGTTAGCATTCGAAAGTATTGCTGCACAAAACTGGAATTGGACGGGAGATGTTAGTAACGACTGGCACGAAGCTGCCAACTGGGATCAGGGAAGTGTGCCGGATGGCAACGCTAAAGTGATTATAGGTCTTGTATCATCGGGTATTTATCCGGAAATAAAAAACAATGTTACAGTTTCAACCCTTACTGTTAGTGACTGGTACGGAGGAGCAATAGCGGTGGTAAATGGTGCGACGCTTACCGTCGAGAATAATCTTGATATTCAGGACTACGGAGAAATACTACTTGACAACGGGAACCTTCAATTTAATGGAAAAGGGAATAACGGACACGATATAACCATGGCTTTTCTCAATACTTCTATCCGGATCGTCAATTCTGGAACACTAAACTCGCCGAATTGTAAATTAACCATAAATGGAGAATTAATACTTGAAGACGGGAATATTAATCTGGGGGATGGGTTTGAGTTGGCCTCGGGGAAGACTTTTGATGTGTTGCGGGGAAGTGTAAATGTGTATGGCCCAACATTGATTAAAGGAACGCTAAATGGAGGAGTCGGAAATTTTGTTTTTGACGGGGATTCCTCGAATAGCACTCACAAGGCTGAAATAAGAAGTGAAGGGCGTTTTTACATGTCTCCTTCCGCTTCTGATGTGCAGACCTTGGATTGCACTTCTGATACTCCCGAGCTCTCCGGTGGAACTGTTGATTTTTATACACCGTGTTACATTCAGAACTCCGGTTATTTTTACGGAGGAAATGCGTATGTTACTTTTTACAACTCGATTAGTCCGAATGGAACAGCCGTGATAGAAACTCATAATGGTATACTCCTGTTTAAAGCAGATCTTACCGCTCATAGTACGGCCAATATAAATATTACATGTGAAGGCACAATTCAGGTGGATGGAAATACGACTTTAAAATCAGCAGGCTACATAAATGCTATGGGGGGAAATATTTATTTTGGAGGCAATTTGCGAACCGAAAAAAGCAGTGGAACTATAAATGCAGGAGGAAGTACGATTTATTTTAGCGGGAGTAGCTTTGAAAATGAAGGCTATTTTAATGCAGGAACAAGTACTTTTGTGTTTAGTGGTGGAAGTCAGGAGTTTAGTACACACAGCTGGAGGGCTGATAATACGTTCTATAATCTTGTTGTAGAAATCGGAGCTGATGTGCAGTCTACCCACAATGTTATGGTTTTAAATGATTTGGAGGTTAGCGAGGCTGGGAGTTTTACGATTGAGCCAGGTAAAACGCTCGATGCAGTTGGTTATGTTACCGGCGAAGATTACATTTTTACTAATCGTCCGTATATCATATCAATAGTAATTAATTCAGAAAATACAATCACGGCCGTTTTTAACGAACCCCTGGATCCTGTTTCATCACAAACTGCATCCAATTACCGGGTAGAAAATGAGACGGGGAATACAATTGACTATCCGTTAAATCCGGTTCTTGGAGGGGTTAATAACAATGAGATTTCCTTGACACTCGGCTTTAATATTGTGTCGGATGTTGATTATTATCTTATTGGGAATAATATTAAAAATTTGAATAATTATACTTTAAGTGTTAATCATAAAAAAAGATTTCTGGAAACAGAGCCGGCAAATTTTTGGAGATGGGCAGGAACAATTGATTCAGAATGGGAAAAAGCGGGGAACTGGGTAAAGAACAAACTTCCTCAAACCAGTTCACATGTTGTTATCCCGATAACACCAAATGATCCCCTGATATCGTCGCAGGGGAACCGTATTTTTGATCTTGAAATAAAGACAGGAGCATCGTTAACGATCGGCTCAACAGGGAATTTAACTGTGGATAACAGTGTTTCAAACAGTGCGGGCTCCGGAGGTTTACTTATTGCTTCTGATACCGAAGGAACCGGTTCGTTAATTCATAATACCAACGGCGTTTTGGCAACATTTCAACGGTATATTTCGGGCGAACCTCAAACATGGCAAATGATTTCTTCGCCTGTGGCAGACCAGGAAATTTCGGGAAATTTTACACCTACCGGGGGGAGTGATGCATACGGCGACAATACACGATACGATTTTTATTCCTGGTACGAGCCGGATACCTCCTGGGTGTATCTTCTAAATATTGATCAGCCGCCAACGTGGCTAACAAGCAATAACAATAGTAATAATTTTATATCCGGAAGGGGGTATCTCATTTCTTACAAGGATGCCCATCCAACCAAAGCTTTTCAGGGAACCCTGAGTAATGGAGAAGTTTCTGTTCAATTGTCCAAAACAGCAGGAACGGGAACAGAGTTTGGATTTAACCTCGTTGGAAATCCGTATCCTTCTTCTGTCGACTGGAAATCTTCCGGCTGGGGAAGAAACACATTGGAAGGTAATAATCAAGGTTATGATATCTGGATTTGGAGCGAAACAAACAATAATTATGGTGCTTACAATTCAGCTTCTGCATCAGACGATGGTACTCTTGGAGTTTCGCGTTATATAGCACCAACTCAGGGATTTTTTGTGAAAGCCAGTCAGTCAGGAGTGCTTTCCATGAATAACTCGGTCAGGGTAAATAAAGGAGCCGGAAATTGGCTTAAAAGTGCCAATAGCACTCAGAACAGAATTGTAGTTGATGTGGAATCTTCAGACGGATTTGGTAAAGATGAAGTTATTATTGAATTTGGACATACCGGACAAGAAACGGGTACGGCGAAACGATTTAGTTTTGTGTCTGCTTCTCCGAGTTTGTTTCTGGAGGAAGAGCAAATGGCTTACTCAATACGCTTGTTGGGAGAAAAAGAAGATTATCCGGTTTTGCCTGTCTCTTTTGATGCCGGAGAAAGCGGAAATTATGAACTTACCTTTCAATTTAATTCAACAGCTTTTGAGATATTTAGATTATATGATAGAATTACCGGACAATGGAATGATATAGAAGAAGGAGAAGTCTATTCTTTTGAAGCTGAAAAAGACGAAAATACCGACCGTTTTGTTTTACAAATTGTATCAGGAGATTATGCCGATCCTTACGAAACACTTCCGGTTATTATTTATTCTGAACAAAGAAAAATAACAGCTGATTTACGTCTTGTCGAAGGCGAATACACTTGTGATGTTTATACTCTGACAGGGCAGAAATTAGTGACCCGCAAACTTTTCGGGGGACAGACCAGTCAGTTTGTTGTCCCCTCGGCAAGTTCGATAGTTATTGTCCAGATAGTCGGGCAAGAAGGAAGAAAAATAGAAAAAGTCCCTGTTGTTTATTAG
- a CDS encoding DUF4402 domain-containing protein: MKKLVFLFASLFIIVVASQSVKAQNPEATANSDASATIIKVIGIENTQYLFFGNIIASSAGGTVTVASDGTAAGYNGVAAPTGNEGTRQPATFTVEGENSVAYSISLPEDDEITLTKNGATPMALSDFEHNADETLSSGGTETFNVGAKLNVNPDQATGTYEGQFSVTVAYN; this comes from the coding sequence ATGAAAAAGTTAGTTTTTTTATTCGCAAGCCTTTTTATTATCGTAGTTGCATCTCAGAGTGTAAAAGCACAAAACCCAGAAGCAACAGCCAATTCTGACGCAAGCGCAACAATTATCAAGGTAATAGGAATTGAGAATACTCAGTATTTGTTTTTCGGTAATATAATTGCAAGTAGTGCTGGTGGAACAGTTACTGTTGCTTCCGATGGAACTGCTGCTGGATATAATGGAGTAGCTGCTCCAACGGGAAATGAAGGAACTCGACAGCCTGCAACTTTTACAGTTGAAGGAGAAAACAGTGTAGCATATTCTATTTCTTTGCCTGAAGACGATGAGATAACATTAACAAAGAATGGTGCAACTCCCATGGCTCTTTCTGACTTTGAACATAACGCTGATGAAACTTTATCAAGTGGAGGAACAGAAACATTTAATGTAGGTGCGAAATTAAATGTAAATCCCGATCAGGCTACTGGAACATACGAGGGGCAATTTTCAGTAACCGTTGCTTACAATTAA
- a CDS encoding DUF4402 domain-containing protein: MYRYFIIAFISFFLIPGEARSQESSITAEVFAEVIEALAANEDQALNFGRFTTGNNGGSVVISPGGIRSAQGSVIAAGGGYSPGKFLVEGEPGATFSIQLPQTASTLVHSESGKTMDVEGWVSDPPSGDAATLSDGERLVSIGATLNIGPVDENPVGIYSGSFIVTFAYN, translated from the coding sequence ATGTACCGTTATTTTATCATCGCTTTTATTTCTTTCTTCCTCATACCTGGAGAGGCGCGTTCGCAAGAAAGCAGCATTACAGCAGAGGTGTTTGCCGAAGTAATCGAGGCTTTGGCTGCCAACGAAGATCAGGCCTTAAACTTTGGCCGTTTTACAACGGGTAATAACGGTGGTTCAGTTGTTATTTCTCCGGGGGGGATTCGTTCGGCGCAGGGATCAGTAATTGCGGCTGGCGGCGGATACAGTCCCGGTAAATTTTTGGTGGAAGGCGAGCCGGGTGCTACTTTCAGTATACAGCTCCCCCAGACGGCCAGTACACTGGTGCATTCTGAAAGCGGAAAAACGATGGATGTTGAAGGCTGGGTTTCGGACCCTCCATCGGGAGATGCAGCTACCCTGTCGGACGGGGAGCGTTTGGTAAGTATAGGAGCTACGCTTAATATAGGTCCGGTCGATGAGAATCCGGTTGGTATATATTCAGGTTCTTTTATTGTAACCTTTGCCTATAATTAG
- a CDS encoding fimbria/pilus periplasmic chaperone yields MRQKKQINITQYRLSFLYKSMLFFSVVVLLPQISRAQGDLLITPRRVVFEGSKQREEITLANTGQDTAYYSISFLQYRMTEDGNFKEVTEPEEGQMFADSYIRFFPRSVELAPGESQVVRMQLRRMPNMVDGEYRSHLYFRAVPEEKPLGEEDILTDSTAIGIRLTPIFGISIPVIARIGDLSSDVVLSDLNVQQNSQGANVLNVVLNREGTQSVYGDLKAEYITPEGEKYDVGLVKGIAVYTPNLLRRFTMTLNTPVGIELNKGKLLVRYSSSSEAKPQVYDEKELVLK; encoded by the coding sequence ATGAGACAGAAAAAACAGATAAATATAACTCAGTATAGACTATCCTTTTTGTATAAAAGCATGTTGTTCTTTTCGGTTGTTGTTCTTCTTCCACAAATTAGCAGAGCACAGGGAGATTTGCTGATAACACCGAGGCGTGTTGTTTTTGAAGGGAGTAAACAAAGAGAGGAAATAACACTGGCAAATACAGGACAGGACACCGCCTATTATTCAATTTCTTTTTTACAATACAGAATGACCGAAGATGGCAATTTCAAGGAAGTAACTGAGCCGGAGGAAGGACAAATGTTTGCAGATTCGTATATCCGGTTTTTTCCACGCTCGGTCGAGCTTGCTCCGGGTGAGTCACAGGTGGTTAGAATGCAGTTGAGACGGATGCCCAATATGGTTGATGGTGAATATCGCTCTCATTTGTATTTTAGGGCCGTGCCGGAAGAAAAACCATTGGGCGAAGAAGATATATTAACCGATAGTACAGCAATTGGAATACGATTGACTCCTATTTTTGGAATTTCCATACCGGTTATAGCAAGGATTGGTGACCTTTCGTCTGACGTAGTTTTGAGCGATTTGAATGTTCAGCAAAACAGTCAGGGAGCCAATGTGCTTAATGTTGTGCTTAACCGGGAAGGGACCCAGTCGGTTTATGGCGACCTGAAAGCAGAATACATTACTCCTGAAGGCGAAAAGTACGATGTTGGGCTTGTAAAAGGAATTGCTGTTTATACACCCAATTTGTTGCGGCGTTTTACCATGACACTCAATACTCCTGTCGGAATTGAATTAAATAAGGGGAAATTGCTTGTTCGGTACAGCAGTTCAAGCGAAGCAAAACCTCAGGTGTACGATGAAAAAGAATTGGTATTAAAATAA
- a CDS encoding DUF4402 domain-containing protein encodes MPFGENPASHQNFCLQAIFIRFYKAFILVVAFLIFSENSLGQSPFPPPNQLQVFAAQELSFGSFYTGASGGEVIVSPEGNCMTNGSVMELALSPATPAVFDVRLIPGRIVHVSFPASAMLTRVGSSESMVISGFTSDKQGNYFVTTSAHPFINPVKVGATLHVGSEAANPSGDYVGSFSVTFIQE; translated from the coding sequence ATGCCATTCGGAGAAAATCCCGCAAGTCATCAAAACTTCTGTTTACAGGCAATTTTTATTCGCTTTTATAAAGCTTTTATCCTTGTTGTGGCTTTTTTAATCTTTTCAGAAAATTCATTAGGACAATCTCCGTTTCCTCCGCCGAATCAGTTGCAGGTTTTTGCGGCCCAGGAATTAAGTTTTGGCAGCTTTTATACCGGAGCTTCCGGCGGAGAAGTTATTGTCAGCCCGGAAGGCAACTGTATGACTAACGGGTCGGTTATGGAACTTGCCCTTTCTCCTGCTACTCCTGCTGTATTCGATGTCCGGCTTATTCCCGGTAGGATTGTCCACGTTTCTTTTCCTGCCTCGGCAATGCTTACCAGAGTTGGGAGCAGTGAGAGTATGGTGATTAGCGGGTTTACCTCTGATAAGCAAGGAAATTATTTTGTTACTACATCTGCTCATCCTTTTATTAATCCCGTGAAAGTTGGCGCTACGCTTCATGTTGGCAGTGAAGCTGCCAATCCCTCAGGAGATTACGTTGGTAGTTTTTCAGTAACATTTATTCAGGAATAA